The Nocardioides zeae genome includes the window GGGGTGTCCGCCAGCGCCTGGAGGATCCGGGCCTGCCGGAGCATGTCGTGGCGCCCGATGGAGCGCTGGCCCGGGGGCACGGCCTTGACGACGAGAGGCCCCTCGCCGGTGTCGAGGCGGTAGGTGAGGCCCGAGTGGCCGCCCGGCATGACCTCGAGCGGACCCACCTCGAGGCCCGGCGCGGTCGCGCGGAGCACCTCGGCGACGCGCGGCCCGAGGTCGCGGGCGTGCTGCTCCGCCGCGCCGGTCACGCCGGCTCCCGCGGCAGGCCGAGCACGCGCTCGGCGAGGATGTTGTGCTGGATCTCGTCGGTGCCGCCGGCGATGCGGTAGCCCGGGGCACCGAGCACGTGCTCGAGCCAGGCGTGCTCGCCCCAGCGTCCCGAGTCGACCGTCAGGTCGGGCCCGAGCAGCAGGCGCGCCACCTCGGAGGTGCGCGCCATCGTGTCGGTGGCGAGCAGCTTGCCGACGGACGCCTCGGCGCCCGGGTCCTGCCCCGCGACGACGGCGGCGGCGACCCGGATGCCGGTCAGCCGCTGCACGTAGGCCCGGGTGACCAGGTCGGCGACCCGGTCCACCTCGAGGGCGTCGAGCGGGGTCGCGCGGTGCCGGGCCATCTCGACGGCCTGGTCGGCGTTGTCGAGCCCGAGGCCGCCCGAGTCGAGGCGCTCGGAGGCGAGCACGGTCAGCGCGACCTTCCAGCCCTGCCCCTCGGGGCCGAGCCGCTGCTCGTCGCCGACCACGACGCCGTCGAGGTAGACCTCGTTGAACGACGCGCCGCCGGTCATCTGCCGGATGGGCCGCACGGTCACGCCCGGGGCGTCCAGCGGCACGAGGAACACGGTGAGGCCGCGGTGCTTCGGGGCGGAGGGGTCGGTGCGGCAGACCGCGATCCCGACGTCGGACACCGTGGCCCCGGACGTCCAGACCTTGTGGCCGTCGATGCGCCACCCGCCGTCGTCGGTGCGCACCGCGCGGGTGCGGACCGCCGCGAGGTCGGAACCGGCCTCCGTCTCGGAGAAGAGCTGGCAGGCGATGACGTCCGTGCGGAGCATGGCGCGCAGGTAGCGCTCCTTCTGCTCCGGCGTGCCCCACTGGAGCACGGTCGGCGCGACGAGCTGCTGGGTGACGGGGAACATCTCGGTGCGCTTCGGCACCGCGAACTCCTCCTCGACCCGGCGGAACGCGACGGCGTACGACGCGGGGAGCGACCGCCCGCCGTACTCCGCGGGCCACGTGAGCGGGCCCCAGCCCGCGTCGAAGCGCGCCTGCTCGTAGGCCCGGATGCGGTCGGTCTCGGAGCGCTCCTCCTCGGGCGTCCAGCTCTCGAAGACGGCGACGGAGTCGCTGCCCTCGCCCCAGGCGCTCGCGGTGCGGGGCGGGGCGACGCCGGCCAGCCAGGCACGGGCGTCGGCCACGAAGGTGTCGAAGTCGGGCAGGGTCACGGTGGCCTCCCTCAGACGCCGAGGACGGTGCAGGCGCTGATGCCGGGCGCGCCGTACACGTGGGTGAAGCCCAGTCGCGGGGCCGGGGCGACCTGGCGCTCCCCCGCCTCGCCGCGGAGCTGGGTGACGATCTCGTGGACCTGGCGCAGGCCGGAGGCCCCGATGGGCTCGCCGTTGGCGATGCAGCCGCCGTCGGTGTTGACCGGCAGACGACCCCCGATCTCGGTGAGGCCCTCGGCGAGCCACTTCTCCTGCTCGCCGTGCTCGCAGAAGCCGCACTCGGCGAGGTGCATGATCTCGGCGCCGCTCTCGGTGTCCTGGAGCTGCGCGACGTCGATGTCGGAGGGCGCGACGCCCGCCATCTCGAAGGCCGCGCGGGCCGCGTCGGCACTCACGCTCGACGGCTCGCCGGCGCCCTGCACGGCGGGGCTGAAGACCTCGAAGGAGCCGAAGGAACGGGTGCGCGCCGAGACGGCCAGCACCTTGACCGGGCGGCCGCCGAGACGGCGCGCGGCGGCCTCGCTGGCGAGCACGATCGCGGCGCCGCCCTCGCCGGGCGAGCAGAACATGTAGCGCGTCAGCGGGTCGTTGACCATGTCGGCGGAGGCGATGACCTCCTCGTCCATGGCCTCGCGGCGCCAGGCGTTGGGGTTGAGCGCACCGTTCCGGTAGGCCTTCGCCGCCACCCGCGCGAGCGTCTGCCGCGAGATGCCGTGCTGCTCCATGTAGCGCGCGATCTTGATCGCGAAGAACTGGGTGGTGACCATGAGCCCCGCCTCGCCGTAGCCGGCGGGCAGGCCCCACTCCTCGGGGCGCGGGTCGAACGCTCCCCGGGGGTGCTTGTCGAAGCCGACGGCGAGCGCGATCTCGGCCCGCCCGGACTCGATGGCGTCGATCGCCGCGACCAGCGCACTGCCTCCGGTGGCGCACCCGTTCTTCACGTTGGTGAAGGGGATGCCCGTGAGGCCGAGGTCGCTGACGAGCGTGTCGGCCAGGCCCGAGCCGTCGCTGCCGCCGAAGGCGACCTGCACGTCGGGCCAGGTGATGCCGGCGTCGGTCAGGGCGGCGCGCACCGCCTGGAGGGCGAGGGCGCGACCGCTGACGCCGGGCTGGCGCCCGAAGCGGGACAGGCCCGCACCGATGATCGAGACGGTCATCGCGCACCTCCGTCGACGACGGCGAAGCACGGCACCGGCTCGGTCGCGACGAGGGCGACCTGCGCCCCCGACAGCGTGGCGAAGTCCGCCCCGCGGGGGTCGAGGACGGCCTCGACCTTGACCCCCTCGGGCAGCTCGACGTACCCCACGGCGAAGGGGCGGAACCCCTCCGCCGGGGGCACGTACGGCGGTGACTTCGGTGCGAACCGCTGCACCGTCCACCCCCAGACCGTGCCCTGGCTCGACAGCGGCAGCGCGGCGGTCTCGTTCGAGCCGCAGCGCTGGCAGCCGTCGGCGACCGGGAAGGCGACGTTCCCACAGACGGTGCAGCGGCTGCCCTCGAGGGCGGCGGGTGCGGCAGGTGCGGTGGTCACGGTTCTCCTCGGTCGACGTCGGTGTCGGGCTGGGACGGGCTAGGGGGTGGGGGCGGTGACCCGTCGGGTCAGCGACCGACCCACTTGGGCTCGCGCTTGCCGAGGAAGGCCTGCACGCCCTCCTTGGCGTCCTCCGACTGCAGCGCGTTGCCCACGGCGAGGTGCTCCATGACCATGAGCGAGCGCACGTCGGCGTCGAGGCCCTGGTTGATCGTCATCTTGGTGAGACGCATCGCGAAGGGGCTCTTGTCGATGATCGGCGCGACGAAGTCGGCGACGAGCTGGTCGAGCTCCTCGGCGGGGGCCGACGCGTTGATGAGGTCGAAGTCGACGGCCTCGGTGCCGGAGAGCAGCTTGCCCGTGAGCATGAGCTCCTTGGTCTTG containing:
- a CDS encoding acyl-CoA dehydrogenase family protein — encoded protein: MTLPDFDTFVADARAWLAGVAPPRTASAWGEGSDSVAVFESWTPEEERSETDRIRAYEQARFDAGWGPLTWPAEYGGRSLPASYAVAFRRVEEEFAVPKRTEMFPVTQQLVAPTVLQWGTPEQKERYLRAMLRTDVIACQLFSETEAGSDLAAVRTRAVRTDDGGWRIDGHKVWTSGATVSDVGIAVCRTDPSAPKHRGLTVFLVPLDAPGVTVRPIRQMTGGASFNEVYLDGVVVGDEQRLGPEGQGWKVALTVLASERLDSGGLGLDNADQAVEMARHRATPLDALEVDRVADLVTRAYVQRLTGIRVAAAVVAGQDPGAEASVGKLLATDTMARTSEVARLLLGPDLTVDSGRWGEHAWLEHVLGAPGYRIAGGTDEIQHNILAERVLGLPREPA
- a CDS encoding thiolase family protein, which encodes MTVSIIGAGLSRFGRQPGVSGRALALQAVRAALTDAGITWPDVQVAFGGSDGSGLADTLVSDLGLTGIPFTNVKNGCATGGSALVAAIDAIESGRAEIALAVGFDKHPRGAFDPRPEEWGLPAGYGEAGLMVTTQFFAIKIARYMEQHGISRQTLARVAAKAYRNGALNPNAWRREAMDEEVIASADMVNDPLTRYMFCSPGEGGAAIVLASEAAARRLGGRPVKVLAVSARTRSFGSFEVFSPAVQGAGEPSSVSADAARAAFEMAGVAPSDIDVAQLQDTESGAEIMHLAECGFCEHGEQEKWLAEGLTEIGGRLPVNTDGGCIANGEPIGASGLRQVHEIVTQLRGEAGERQVAPAPRLGFTHVYGAPGISACTVLGV
- a CDS encoding Zn-ribbon domain-containing OB-fold protein; amino-acid sequence: MTTAPAAPAALEGSRCTVCGNVAFPVADGCQRCGSNETAALPLSSQGTVWGWTVQRFAPKSPPYVPPAEGFRPFAVGYVELPEGVKVEAVLDPRGADFATLSGAQVALVATEPVPCFAVVDGGAR